In a genomic window of Capsicum annuum cultivar UCD-10X-F1 unplaced genomic scaffold, UCD10Xv1.1 ctg3094, whole genome shotgun sequence:
- the LOC107848176 gene encoding uncharacterized protein LOC107848176 isoform X1, giving the protein MHNELVRDRMPSFANCRKVLFFTVVSSSWVIADQFPLISVHLSQTRIRADEDSQWTSNGFLKMCSESVDELFIAILDCILDIVADVKRTYELVGRLCLGVTRWRSFTRIF; this is encoded by the exons GCTTTGCCAATTGTAGGAAGGTTTTATTTTTCACTGTTGTGTCTTCTTCCTGGGTTATTGCAGATCAATTTCCCCTAATCTCTGTTCATCTCTCTCAAACGCGAATTCGAG CTGATGAGGATTCTCAATGGACTtcaaatgggtttttgaaaatgTGTAGTGAGTCAGTTGATGAGCTTTTTATTGCCATCTTAGACTGCATCCTTGATATTGTTGCTGATGTTAAGAGAACTTATGAGTTAGTGG GAAGGTTATGCTTGGGTGTTACTAGATGGAGGTCCTTCACGCGCATTTTTTGA